One genomic region from Acidobacteriota bacterium encodes:
- a CDS encoding (Fe-S)-binding protein translates to MKIALFPTCLVSNFRPRVARCAELVLQRLGHQVVRIDQGGCCGQPAHSAGSPQEARRVGRLWLRNNETEADYLVIPSGSCTSMVRNHLHHYLPQEDVQRASGLASRTYEFSEFLVEVLKAEDVGASRRGRAAYHASCHLLRDLGVKSAPLQLLEKVEGLELVPLPKHDECCGFGGVFSVLYPEVSSAMAADKISHLEASGAETLILNDTGCLLQIEGVLKKRGLERLRVRHLAEILAGGEETHG, encoded by the coding sequence GTGAAGATCGCACTCTTTCCCACCTGCCTGGTGAGCAACTTCCGTCCCCGCGTGGCCCGCTGTGCCGAGTTGGTGCTGCAGCGCCTGGGCCATCAGGTCGTGCGGATTGACCAAGGGGGCTGCTGCGGCCAGCCTGCCCACAGTGCCGGGTCGCCGCAGGAGGCCCGCCGGGTGGGCCGGCTGTGGCTGCGCAACAACGAGACCGAGGCCGACTACCTGGTGATACCCTCCGGCTCCTGCACGTCCATGGTGCGCAATCACCTGCACCACTACCTGCCGCAAGAGGACGTCCAGAGGGCCTCCGGCCTGGCTTCGCGCACCTACGAGTTTTCGGAGTTCCTGGTCGAGGTCCTCAAGGCGGAGGACGTGGGGGCCAGCCGCCGCGGGCGCGCCGCCTACCACGCCAGTTGTCACTTGCTGCGCGATCTGGGCGTGAAGAGCGCCCCTCTCCAGCTCCTGGAAAAGGTGGAAGGATTGGAATTGGTTCCGCTGCCTAAGCACGACGAGTGCTGCGGCTTCGGAGGCGTTTTTTCCGTCCTCTACCCCGAGGTTTCCTCGGCCATGGCAGCCGACAAAATCAGCCACCTTGAGGCCAGCGGAGCCGAGACCCTGATACTCAACGACACCGGATGCCTTCTGCAAATCGAGGGGGTTCTCAAAAAGCGGGGCCTGGAGCGGCTGCGCGTCAGGCACCTGGCCGAGATTCTGGCGGGCGGGGAGGAGACTCATGGCTGA
- a CDS encoding fumarylacetoacetate hydrolase family protein has protein sequence MRWVRFDDNGRPAFGVLREDRLYPASLTWAEILQGRPPRLEESIDARKASLLAPLQRPGKIVAIGLNYRDHCREQKIDIPDSPLMFTKFTTAIANPGQTVRWSRQQTQRVDFEAELAVLIGRQARDVSPGEALGHVFGYTAANDVSARDLQFADGQWVRGKSLDTFCPLGPMLVTADEIPSPQNLSIRCRINGKTMQDSSTSEMIFPVAELISFCSRWFTLEAGDLILTGTPHGVGMFREPPLFLEDGDHMEVEIEGIGRLQNTCRVGSRKGGQ, from the coding sequence ATGAGATGGGTACGTTTCGATGACAATGGAAGACCGGCCTTCGGCGTCCTGCGCGAGGACCGTCTCTATCCGGCTTCTCTGACTTGGGCAGAGATCCTGCAGGGCCGTCCTCCGCGGCTGGAGGAGAGCATTGATGCCCGCAAGGCCTCTTTGCTGGCTCCCCTGCAGCGCCCCGGCAAGATCGTGGCCATCGGACTCAACTACCGCGATCATTGCCGCGAACAGAAGATCGACATTCCCGACAGTCCGCTGATGTTCACCAAGTTCACCACCGCGATTGCAAATCCAGGCCAGACGGTGCGCTGGAGCAGGCAGCAGACCCAAAGAGTGGACTTCGAGGCGGAACTGGCCGTCCTCATCGGGCGCCAGGCCCGCGACGTCTCCCCGGGCGAAGCTCTGGGCCACGTTTTCGGCTACACGGCCGCGAATGACGTCAGCGCCCGCGACCTGCAATTCGCCGACGGCCAGTGGGTACGGGGAAAGAGCCTCGACACCTTCTGTCCCCTGGGGCCGATGCTGGTGACCGCTGACGAGATCCCATCGCCCCAAAACCTGTCGATCCGCTGCCGGATCAACGGCAAGACCATGCAGGACAGTTCTACCTCGGAAATGATCTTCCCGGTGGCCGAGCTGATCTCTTTTTGCTCCCGTTGGTTCACCCTTGAGGCCGGAGACCTGATCCTCACCGGCACGCCTCACGGAGTGGGCATGTTTCGTGAGCCGCCCCTCTTCCTTGAGGACGGCGACCACATGGAGGTCGAAATCGAGGGGATCGGCCGCCTGCAAAACACCTGCCGGGTCGGCTCCCGTAAGGGCGGTCAGTGA
- a CDS encoding LysM peptidoglycan-binding domain-containing protein translates to MNQRLARVESEFPLQITSAEEDLLRVLLVSRRERTQWMLGASRLFLPEVERALEAEEVPGELRFLPLAASAWDPDFQGGGRAGLWGFDAPTARLYGLQVNEQVDQRRHPKLSSRAAARRLKDLHEAFADWRLALAAHGAGPAVVRSAMIKAGPQAGYEQMRVHLPVQARGLVSAFVAGVYLSMFHKDEELIPARVQLPDSMVWIDLETALDLDRLSAPLGVSSDLLKAWNPHFLNGLAAAEGEDDLWLDAALQESFEKALPGLTALAPLEQERQVVATATVSQALAYDDLETTSLYVVRRGDNLGRIASRYDVTVSQLRSWNGLRGDLIYPGQELVLHAPPPPSRPGGEYYTVRRGDTLWAISRRTGVSVGRLEGLNPEVHPRSLRPGMRLRLQ, encoded by the coding sequence ATGAATCAGAGGCTTGCCCGTGTGGAATCGGAGTTCCCCTTGCAGATAACGTCCGCCGAAGAGGACCTGCTGCGGGTGCTGTTGGTGAGCCGGCGTGAACGCACGCAGTGGATGCTGGGCGCCAGCCGGCTCTTTCTGCCTGAAGTGGAACGGGCTCTTGAAGCCGAGGAGGTGCCGGGCGAGTTGAGGTTTCTTCCTCTGGCGGCCTCGGCCTGGGATCCGGATTTCCAAGGCGGGGGACGGGCTGGACTGTGGGGTTTCGACGCTCCGACCGCACGCCTCTATGGTTTGCAGGTGAATGAGCAGGTCGATCAAAGACGGCATCCCAAACTGTCGTCGCGGGCCGCCGCGCGCCGCCTCAAGGATCTCCACGAGGCTTTCGCCGACTGGCGTTTGGCTTTGGCCGCTCACGGCGCGGGACCGGCGGTGGTGCGCAGTGCCATGATCAAAGCCGGTCCGCAGGCCGGCTACGAGCAGATGCGCGTCCACCTGCCGGTGCAGGCTCGTGGATTGGTTTCTGCTTTTGTGGCAGGCGTTTACCTGTCGATGTTTCATAAAGACGAAGAGCTGATTCCAGCTCGCGTTCAGCTACCTGACTCAATGGTCTGGATCGATCTTGAGACAGCTCTCGACCTCGATCGCCTGTCGGCGCCGTTGGGCGTTTCATCTGACCTTTTGAAGGCCTGGAATCCGCATTTCCTGAACGGCTTGGCGGCGGCTGAGGGAGAAGACGATCTGTGGCTGGACGCCGCCTTGCAGGAGTCCTTTGAGAAGGCCCTGCCGGGATTGACAGCCCTGGCGCCTTTAGAGCAGGAGAGACAGGTTGTTGCCACGGCCACGGTTTCTCAAGCTTTGGCCTACGACGATCTGGAGACCACCAGCCTTTACGTGGTGCGTCGGGGGGACAACCTGGGAAGAATCGCCAGCCGCTACGACGTCACCGTGAGCCAACTTCGGTCCTGGAACGGCCTGCGGGGAGACCTCATCTATCCGGGACAGGAGTTGGTGTTGCACGCTCCGCCTCCTCCCTCCCGACCCGGAGGTGAGTACTACACGGTGCGAAGGGGGGACACGCTGTGGGCCATCAGCCGCCGCACGGGCGTTTCGGTGGGCCGCCTGGAGGGCCTCAACCCCGAAGTCCACCCCCGCAGCCTGCGCCCCGGCATGCGTTTACGTCTGCAATAG
- a CDS encoding LutB/LldF family L-lactate oxidation iron-sulfur protein, with protein sequence MADSVFRRQSKEALSDARLRGALENFTGAFIRMRESAQDELSNWQEMRERAHRIKAHTLSRLDSYLQELEGKLQEAGARVIWAESPSEASSAVVDIARRHDCRRAVKSKSMTSEEVGLNQALEAAGVTPVETDLGEYVAQLAQERPSHILAPIIHKTRQDVGRLFADKLRTQYTDQVEEITQIARRKLRRDFFSAQLGISGANFAVAETGTLVVVENEGNARLCTSLPRVHVALMGIEKVLPRFADLGLFLPLLTRAATGQRMSSYVSLITGPRGRDDGPDHLYVILLDNGRSRMLADPLMRQALYCIRCSACINICPVYKRAGGHSYDSVYPGPIGSVISPFLLSGESPDELPFASTLCGACADVCPVRIPLPEQLLHLRRQAAGGRPPGLKRAVSLWSFMQRHRRLQSLLLAAARLAQRLPGVSPLLRRLPLLRDWAAFRALPNLGGGEGRR encoded by the coding sequence ATGGCTGACTCGGTTTTCCGCCGCCAATCCAAAGAGGCTCTCTCGGATGCCCGCCTGCGGGGAGCTCTCGAGAACTTCACGGGCGCCTTCATACGGATGCGCGAATCGGCTCAGGACGAACTCTCCAACTGGCAGGAGATGCGGGAGCGCGCTCATCGCATCAAGGCCCACACCCTGTCGCGCCTCGATTCCTACCTGCAAGAGCTGGAGGGGAAGCTGCAAGAGGCTGGGGCACGGGTGATATGGGCCGAATCACCCTCGGAGGCCTCTTCGGCCGTGGTCGACATCGCCCGGCGCCACGATTGCCGCCGGGCTGTCAAGAGCAAATCGATGACCAGCGAGGAGGTGGGACTCAACCAGGCCTTGGAGGCCGCGGGGGTCACTCCGGTAGAGACCGACCTGGGAGAGTACGTGGCCCAGTTGGCCCAGGAGAGACCTTCCCACATCCTGGCTCCGATCATCCACAAGACGCGGCAGGACGTGGGACGGCTCTTCGCCGACAAGCTGCGGACGCAATACACCGACCAGGTGGAGGAGATCACCCAGATCGCCCGCCGCAAGCTGCGCCGCGATTTCTTCTCGGCCCAACTGGGAATCAGCGGCGCCAACTTCGCGGTGGCCGAGACAGGCACCCTGGTGGTGGTGGAAAACGAAGGCAACGCCCGCCTCTGCACCTCCTTGCCACGGGTGCACGTGGCCCTCATGGGCATCGAGAAAGTCCTGCCCCGTTTCGCCGATCTGGGGCTTTTTCTTCCGCTCCTGACGCGGGCCGCCACCGGTCAGAGGATGAGCAGCTATGTATCGCTGATCACGGGTCCCCGGGGGCGCGACGACGGCCCCGATCATCTCTACGTGATCCTGCTCGACAACGGCCGCAGCCGCATGCTGGCCGATCCTCTCATGCGCCAGGCGTTGTACTGCATCCGCTGCTCGGCCTGCATCAACATTTGTCCGGTCTACAAGCGGGCCGGAGGGCACAGCTACGATTCGGTCTATCCAGGTCCCATCGGATCGGTGATTTCTCCCTTCCTCCTGAGCGGAGAAAGCCCAGACGAGTTGCCTTTCGCTTCCACGCTGTGCGGGGCCTGCGCCGACGTCTGTCCGGTCCGCATTCCGCTGCCCGAGCAGTTGCTGCACTTGCGCCGCCAAGCCGCAGGAGGCAGGCCGCCGGGCCTCAAGCGCGCCGTGTCCTTGTGGAGCTTCATGCAGCGTCACCGCCGACTGCAAAGCCTGCTGCTGGCGGCGGCCCGCCTGGCTCAGCGCCTGCCCGGCGTCTCTCCTCTGCTGCGACGGCTGCCGCTGCTGCGCGATTGGGCGGCCTTTCGCGCCCTCCCCAACCTGGGCGGCGGGGAGGGAAGACGATGA
- a CDS encoding class II aldolase/adducin family protein — translation MSESDLRRQIVHIGRLLEEKDFIESTAGNISCRLDDEHALITPAGCRKGSLRPESPVRVRILDGQCSGRPSSETPMHLGLYREFPHIGAVIHAHPPYATAFAVAGVELQYDVLPEVVAQLGRVPIAAYGRPTTEAMFAAIRELVEGRNAILLKNHGSVTFGADLEEALNYLEQLEFCASVLYRARQLGKVDSLPEEEFDWLLSVRQAAGNTE, via the coding sequence ATGTCGGAAAGCGATCTTCGGCGACAAATCGTCCACATCGGACGGCTCTTGGAAGAGAAGGACTTCATCGAGAGTACCGCAGGGAACATCAGTTGCCGGCTCGACGATGAGCACGCCCTGATCACGCCGGCCGGCTGCCGCAAGGGTTCGCTGAGGCCCGAGTCTCCGGTGCGCGTCCGCATTCTGGACGGGCAATGCTCCGGCAGACCTTCCTCGGAGACGCCCATGCATCTGGGCCTCTATCGAGAGTTCCCCCACATCGGGGCCGTCATTCACGCCCATCCCCCCTACGCCACCGCCTTTGCCGTGGCCGGCGTGGAGCTGCAATACGACGTGCTGCCCGAAGTCGTGGCCCAACTGGGACGCGTCCCCATCGCCGCCTATGGAAGGCCCACCACAGAGGCCATGTTCGCGGCCATCCGCGAACTGGTCGAAGGACGCAACGCCATCCTGCTCAAGAACCACGGCTCGGTCACCTTCGGCGCCGACCTGGAAGAAGCCCTCAATTACCTGGAACAGCTCGAGTTCTGCGCCAGCGTGCTCTACCGGGCCCGACAGTTGGGCAAGGTCGACTCGCTTCCCGAGGAGGAGTTCGACTGGCTGCTGAGCGTCCGCCAAGCGGCCGGCAACACCGAGTAG
- a CDS encoding GDSL-type esterase/lipase family protein, producing MRPFRVFSVLFTVAVLLLLFILLVPSGRLQITQDLTLRFISVEQLKGEGEPDYADIGHILAAHSQELEETTGLPQSSEKGPGGEEPPSKTEMTRPRPSRVEGKGADEIAQILRTIENAQSLEPFFRALVEESGQEVVRVVHYGDSQIEGDRISDYLRQRLQERFGGCGVGLIPIYDPMPVRISVEQEAEGDWHYYVPFGRLDESIPHDRFGIMGAIYRYQPYPQPAPAETGSEDSHPVQQEPAPVEAQMPPEELRASVTVRRSKLALPTAQRFEEVRLLTGDVEQPVPILWEAGQEMQRGRLEPARSPRIYRPDLEPPLEEFTLHFLSGPSPDLYGMALDCPQGVAVDNVPLRGSSGIFVHRWSRESIASQMNSLNVRLIIWQFGVNVVPYLEDNYEFYRRNLETSLTLLRQAYPKAAVLVIGISDMSQKDEAGYYRTRSNVEGIRDAQRSAALASGCAFWDLHEAMGGRNSMPSWVKAELATSDYTHFNPRGARIVARMLYNALLAGQKEVLPEDEPHEEEIAAPQKSRSAE from the coding sequence GTGCGTCCCTTTCGCGTCTTCTCGGTCTTGTTCACGGTTGCCGTACTGCTGCTGCTCTTCATTCTCCTGGTCCCTTCCGGACGGCTGCAGATCACTCAGGACCTGACGCTCAGGTTCATCTCCGTGGAGCAGTTGAAAGGCGAGGGCGAGCCGGACTACGCCGACATCGGCCACATCCTGGCGGCTCATTCCCAGGAACTTGAGGAGACGACTGGGTTGCCTCAGTCGAGCGAGAAAGGCCCGGGGGGCGAAGAGCCGCCCTCGAAAACTGAGATGACGCGGCCCCGGCCCTCGCGCGTCGAGGGCAAGGGGGCCGATGAGATCGCCCAGATCCTGCGCACCATCGAGAATGCCCAATCCCTTGAGCCTTTCTTCCGGGCCCTGGTCGAGGAAAGCGGGCAGGAAGTCGTGCGGGTTGTGCATTACGGCGACTCGCAAATCGAAGGCGACCGCATCAGCGATTATCTGCGCCAGCGGCTGCAGGAGCGCTTCGGCGGGTGCGGAGTGGGTCTGATTCCCATCTACGATCCCATGCCCGTCCGCATTTCTGTGGAGCAGGAAGCGGAAGGCGACTGGCACTACTACGTGCCTTTCGGACGACTCGATGAGTCGATCCCTCACGACCGTTTCGGAATCATGGGCGCCATTTACCGCTATCAGCCCTATCCCCAGCCTGCACCGGCCGAAACCGGCTCGGAAGACTCTCACCCGGTCCAGCAGGAGCCGGCTCCGGTAGAAGCTCAAATGCCGCCGGAGGAACTGCGCGCTTCGGTCACGGTGCGGCGCTCCAAGCTGGCACTCCCCACGGCCCAACGCTTCGAAGAGGTGCGGTTGCTGACGGGAGACGTCGAGCAGCCCGTCCCCATACTCTGGGAAGCGGGACAAGAGATGCAGCGCGGCAGGCTGGAGCCTGCCCGTTCGCCCCGCATTTATCGGCCCGACTTGGAGCCGCCGCTGGAGGAGTTCACCTTGCACTTCCTCTCCGGGCCCAGTCCGGACCTCTACGGCATGGCCCTGGATTGCCCTCAGGGCGTGGCCGTGGACAATGTGCCGCTGCGGGGCTCCTCGGGCATCTTCGTGCATCGCTGGAGCAGGGAATCGATCGCCTCCCAGATGAACAGTCTCAACGTCCGCCTCATCATCTGGCAGTTCGGCGTCAACGTGGTGCCCTACCTCGAAGACAACTACGAATTCTACCGGCGCAACCTGGAAACCAGCCTGACGCTGCTCAGGCAAGCCTATCCCAAGGCCGCCGTGCTGGTGATCGGCATCTCCGACATGTCGCAGAAGGACGAGGCGGGCTATTACCGGACCCGCTCCAACGTGGAGGGAATCCGCGACGCCCAGAGAAGCGCGGCACTGGCCAGCGGATGCGCCTTTTGGGACCTCCACGAAGCCATGGGTGGACGCAATTCCATGCCCTCCTGGGTCAAGGCCGAGCTGGCCACTTCCGACTACACTCACTTCAATCCCCGAGGCGCCCGCATCGTCGCACGCATGCTCTACAATGCGCTTTTGGCCGGTCAGAAAGAGGTCCTTCCTGAGGACGAGCCCCATGAAGAAGAGATCGCCGCCCCGCAGAAGAGCCGAAGCGCGGAATAA
- a CDS encoding TIM barrel protein, which yields MNLHRREEALLEEKLQARGIDTQSVLQQLQDFRLEIPSWGFMDTGTRFAVFQQPGIPADLKGRIDGLAQLRERTGIADRMATIHPWDYQGAHPEELGSYARQRGLSIASVTPALFQDPDFMLGSLTHSGENIRKKAVDLVLRAMDAGRRAGASVLSLWLPDGSDYPGQADFRDRKKRLLDSLQEIYASLGGMQMLIEYKLFEPAFYHTDLCDWGMADWFCRKLGEKARVLVDLGHHAQGVNIEHIVAFLHDDNRLGGFHFNNRKYADDDLTVGAVNPYEVFLIFNEIVAGWRAGLRRDIFFALDQSSGIKPKTGSLLQSVDAVHRHLAQALVVDRERLQKARGQCSVMRAEECLKEAFNTDVEPLLRMARRAMGCSQPLLDEKALDDPRVSR from the coding sequence ATGAACCTGCACCGGAGAGAAGAAGCGCTGTTGGAGGAAAAGCTGCAGGCCCGCGGAATCGACACGCAAAGCGTGCTCCAGCAACTGCAGGACTTTCGCCTCGAGATCCCTTCCTGGGGATTCATGGATACCGGCACCCGCTTCGCCGTCTTTCAGCAGCCCGGGATTCCCGCCGACCTGAAGGGAAGAATCGACGGGCTGGCTCAACTCAGGGAGCGCACCGGCATCGCCGACCGTATGGCCACCATTCATCCCTGGGACTACCAAGGCGCCCATCCCGAGGAACTGGGCTCCTACGCGCGTCAGCGCGGGCTCTCGATCGCCAGCGTCACGCCGGCGCTCTTTCAGGACCCCGATTTCATGCTGGGCAGTCTGACCCACTCGGGGGAGAACATCCGCAAAAAGGCCGTCGATTTGGTGCTGCGGGCCATGGACGCCGGGCGCCGCGCCGGGGCATCGGTGCTGAGCCTGTGGCTGCCCGACGGCTCCGACTATCCAGGACAGGCCGACTTCCGGGATCGCAAGAAACGGCTTCTGGATTCCTTGCAGGAGATCTACGCCTCGCTGGGCGGCATGCAGATGCTGATCGAGTACAAGCTCTTCGAGCCCGCCTTCTATCACACCGACCTCTGCGATTGGGGCATGGCTGACTGGTTTTGCCGCAAGCTGGGTGAAAAGGCCCGCGTGCTGGTCGATCTGGGACACCACGCCCAAGGAGTCAACATCGAGCACATCGTGGCTTTCCTGCATGACGACAACCGCCTGGGAGGTTTTCATTTCAACAATCGCAAGTACGCCGACGACGACCTGACGGTCGGCGCCGTCAATCCTTACGAGGTCTTTCTCATCTTCAACGAGATTGTGGCCGGATGGCGTGCCGGGCTGCGCCGCGACATCTTCTTCGCCCTTGACCAGTCCTCGGGAATCAAGCCCAAGACGGGTTCGCTGCTGCAATCGGTGGATGCCGTCCACCGTCATCTGGCGCAGGCCTTGGTGGTCGACCGGGAGCGTCTCCAGAAGGCCCGCGGGCAGTGCAGCGTGATGCGGGCTGAGGAGTGCCTGAAAGAGGCTTTCAACACCGACGTCGAGCCTCTCTTGCGCATGGCCCGCCGAGCCATGGGCTGCTCCCAGCCGCTTCTGGATGAGAAGGCCCTCGACGACCCCCGCGTCAGCAGGTAA
- a CDS encoding FGGY-family carbohydrate kinase — MSLLGLDIGTSGCKAAAFDQQGKPLAYAYREYPLHSPAPGRAELDPEEVWQAVLYCLGTVAQKTRNSPPRAMAFSSQGEAVIPLDQGGQPLANSIVTFDSRARQQTRRLRERIGDDRFFDITGVNLHSMVTVAKIAWWKDNDPELFSKARQFLCFPDFVLQRLGLPPSLDPSMAARTGGYHQRRGEWSEEVLEALHLDPRTLPSVAASGSVLGRLGRKGGELTGLPEDTLVVSGGHDQCCAALGAGVVEAGQVLCGLGTVEAFIPVSDQFQTGLGRRGFPCYPHVVPSKRVTAAFNFTGGVLLRWFRDRFFPDEGDDQGHSYQQMLADLPQEPTSLLVLPYFTMSGTPWFDDRPRGSIIGLSLETGRSEIVKALIEGLACEMTLNLQLIAEAGLDPSRPRAVGGGTRSPQALQIRADVLGRAIEIPQVTEGAALGAALLAGAGAGIYDDLAAAAAQLVGVERVVEPDPGRHEFYAAQMQRYRKLYGLIRQLGD; from the coding sequence ATGAGCTTATTGGGACTCGACATCGGAACCTCGGGGTGCAAGGCTGCCGCCTTCGACCAACAGGGCAAGCCGCTGGCCTATGCCTACCGGGAGTATCCGCTGCACAGTCCTGCGCCCGGCCGGGCCGAACTCGATCCCGAAGAGGTCTGGCAAGCCGTCCTCTACTGCCTGGGCACAGTGGCCCAGAAGACGCGCAATTCTCCGCCCCGGGCCATGGCCTTCTCCTCCCAGGGCGAAGCCGTGATTCCACTCGACCAGGGCGGACAACCCTTGGCCAACAGCATCGTCACCTTCGATTCGCGAGCCCGGCAGCAAACCCGGCGCCTGCGCGAGCGCATCGGGGACGACCGCTTCTTCGACATCACCGGGGTCAACCTGCACTCCATGGTCACGGTGGCCAAGATCGCCTGGTGGAAGGACAACGACCCCGAGCTCTTCTCCAAAGCCCGCCAGTTCCTCTGCTTTCCCGACTTCGTACTGCAGCGGCTGGGTCTGCCCCCCTCCCTCGACCCTTCCATGGCGGCCCGGACGGGAGGCTATCACCAGCGTCGCGGAGAGTGGTCCGAGGAAGTCCTCGAGGCCCTCCACCTCGACCCCCGGACCCTGCCCTCCGTAGCCGCCTCAGGCAGCGTGTTGGGCCGGCTGGGAAGAAAGGGCGGGGAACTGACCGGTCTGCCCGAGGACACCTTGGTGGTCTCGGGCGGCCACGATCAATGCTGCGCCGCCCTGGGAGCGGGCGTAGTGGAAGCGGGACAGGTCTTGTGCGGCTTGGGCACCGTGGAGGCCTTCATCCCCGTCAGCGATCAGTTCCAGACGGGGCTGGGAAGGCGGGGTTTCCCCTGCTACCCTCACGTCGTACCTTCCAAGCGCGTCACCGCCGCCTTCAATTTCACCGGGGGAGTGCTGCTGCGCTGGTTTCGCGACCGTTTCTTCCCCGATGAAGGCGACGATCAGGGACACTCCTACCAGCAAATGCTGGCCGATCTGCCCCAGGAGCCCACATCACTGCTGGTGCTGCCCTACTTCACCATGAGCGGGACTCCCTGGTTCGACGATAGGCCCCGAGGATCCATCATCGGCTTGAGCCTCGAGACCGGGCGCTCGGAGATCGTCAAGGCCCTGATCGAGGGATTGGCTTGTGAGATGACCTTGAATCTGCAACTGATCGCAGAGGCCGGACTCGACCCCTCCCGCCCCCGGGCCGTAGGCGGTGGAACCCGCTCGCCCCAGGCCTTGCAGATCAGGGCCGACGTCCTGGGCCGGGCCATCGAGATCCCCCAGGTAACCGAGGGCGCCGCCCTGGGAGCTGCCCTCCTGGCCGGGGCGGGAGCCGGAATCTATGACGACCTGGCGGCCGCGGCCGCCCAACTGGTGGGAGTCGAGAGGGTGGTTGAGCCCGACCCGGGCAGGCATGAGTTCTACGCCGCTCAGATGCAACGCTACCGCAAGCTCTACGGCCTCATCAGGCAACTGGGAGATTGA
- a CDS encoding LUD domain-containing protein translates to MSSRRKVLEKIRKGLQTTASDLPLPQPLPPHLPVNDMAEAFRKGVEALGGTWKDVEQPAQALEVVRSLAQERKAESLLASRHPLVRQVLQAGSLDCAVMDAGGGPDLQEEEKAELGLAAATWGAAATATLILSADDEQTRRASLTPPVSIILLPVSGLVRDVSDFFANQAAETSRNSALILVSGPSRTGDIELTLSTGVHGPGVLHVVLCRFDAPDESGGSGPRTDP, encoded by the coding sequence ATGAGCAGCAGGAGAAAGGTGCTGGAGAAGATCCGAAAGGGACTTCAAACAACCGCTTCCGATCTGCCCTTGCCCCAACCCCTGCCTCCCCATCTGCCCGTCAACGACATGGCGGAGGCTTTCCGCAAAGGCGTCGAAGCCCTGGGAGGGACCTGGAAGGATGTCGAGCAGCCGGCCCAGGCGTTGGAGGTAGTGCGCTCGCTGGCCCAAGAAAGAAAGGCGGAGTCGCTTCTGGCCTCCCGCCATCCCTTGGTGCGGCAGGTGCTGCAAGCCGGCTCACTGGACTGCGCCGTGATGGATGCCGGGGGCGGCCCTGATCTGCAAGAGGAAGAAAAAGCCGAGCTGGGCCTGGCGGCCGCCACCTGGGGAGCCGCCGCCACCGCCACGCTCATCCTCAGCGCTGACGACGAGCAAACCCGCAGGGCCTCGCTGACCCCGCCCGTCAGCATCATCCTCCTTCCAGTCAGCGGCCTGGTGCGGGATGTGAGCGATTTCTTTGCAAACCAGGCCGCGGAAACCTCGCGCAACAGCGCTTTGATCCTGGTCTCCGGCCCCAGCCGCACCGGAGACATCGAACTGACGCTGAGCACTGGAGTGCACGGCCCCGGCGTTCTGCATGTCGTTCTCTGCCGCTTCGATGCCCCTGACGAGTCAGGCGGGTCGGGGCCAAGGACAGACCCATGA
- a CDS encoding glucose 1-dehydrogenase: protein MRLKNKKAVITGAAAGIGRSAVRLFAAQGAEVLAVDVDFEGLKQLAEEMPEGGGQCRIQQADLTLSEECGRVIDEARRRWGSPDILFNNAGVVHQGPLYEASDEDWTQALSANVASMFRLCRGVVPLMLENGSGSIINTASVAGPFGLAQRGVYSVSKAAVVGLTKSLAADLVDKGIRVNCICPGTVDTPSLQGRIDQSEDPVAARAAFIARQPMGRLGRPGEIAALALYLAEDDSAYMTGQALVIDGGMTL from the coding sequence ATGAGACTGAAAAACAAGAAGGCCGTCATCACCGGCGCGGCCGCGGGCATCGGACGCTCCGCCGTGCGGCTGTTCGCAGCCCAAGGAGCTGAGGTGTTGGCCGTCGATGTCGATTTCGAGGGCCTGAAGCAGTTGGCCGAGGAGATGCCCGAAGGTGGCGGCCAGTGCCGCATTCAGCAGGCGGATCTCACCCTGTCCGAGGAGTGCGGCCGCGTGATTGACGAAGCCCGTCGGCGCTGGGGTTCTCCCGACATCCTCTTCAACAATGCCGGCGTCGTTCACCAAGGTCCGCTATACGAGGCTTCGGACGAGGACTGGACCCAAGCTCTGTCGGCCAACGTGGCCAGCATGTTCCGTCTCTGCCGGGGCGTGGTCCCCTTGATGCTCGAGAACGGCAGCGGAAGCATTATCAACACGGCTTCCGTGGCGGGTCCTTTCGGTTTGGCTCAACGGGGCGTGTATTCGGTCTCTAAAGCGGCCGTGGTGGGACTCACCAAGAGCTTGGCCGCCGACCTGGTCGACAAAGGCATCCGGGTCAACTGCATTTGTCCCGGGACCGTCGACACGCCCTCCTTGCAGGGACGCATCGATCAATCGGAGGACCCGGTTGCAGCCCGGGCCGCCTTCATCGCCCGCCAACCCATGGGCCGTTTGGGGCGGCCCGGCGAGATCGCCGCTCTGGCTCTTTATCTGGCCGAGGACGATTCCGCCTACATGACGGGCCAGGCCCTGGTCATCGACGGGGGAATGACGCTTTGA